ttacgtTACTTGGAATtgggtgagggttagcaacaggaagagcatccgactaaaaaatctcccataatagATTCTGTCCAGGGATGAAGAAGTGAACGTTCAAATGATGATACATCTCAAGTAATCTACTTTACTCCTCTTTATAGGTTTGGCAGTGAATGCTCacacattaaataataaatgcgccctttttaagtCAAGCTCATGGGGCCCGGTTTCCCCGGttccaatggcgtatgtgttctccagctggatgggacgccagtccatcgcagcattactcatttttgccagctgagtagactggagcaacgtgaaatgaagtgttttgctcaatgacacaacgagtcgcctggtccaggaatcgaaaccacaatcttacgatcatgatgctgacaccctaaccactaagccacgcgcctccacaaaataaatacgcccttttaaagcctagccaggctcatggacccggtttcaatggcgtctaccaaatccactcacaaggctttggtcggcccgaggctataatagtagaagacacttgcccaaggtgccacgcagtgggactgaacccggaaccatgtggttcgtgagcaagttacttaccacgcaCCTAACATAAAAGAACATGTAGTTAACCGCGTAGAGATTATGGGGCATTCATGCCTTACACAGCGGCAGTGCAAACCAGCGAGGGACCCTGTATGTTGTCACTCGACCAATAAGAAATAGCGACCAACGTCTTTCTTCATGTATTTTCCTCCactaaaaattgaaacaaaatatcatatagcgcaggagtggctgtgtggtaagtagcttgcttaccaaccacatggttctgggttcagtcccaccgcgtggcaccttgggcaagtgtcttctactatagcctcgggccgaccaaagccatgtgagtagatttggtaggcggaaagtgaaagaagcctgctgtgtgtgtatatatatatatatatatatatatatttatgtatgtatatatgtgtgtatacacacacacacacacacacacatatatatatgtatgtgtgtttgtatgtcagtgtttgtcctctcaacaacacttgacaaccgatgctgctgtgtttacgtccccgtaacttaccagttcgacAAAACAGATCGTAAGAATATGTAcgaggcttacaaataataagtcctggggtcgatttcttcgactaaaggcggtgctccagcatggccacagtcaaatgactgaaacaagtaaaagagtatatgaagaATAGCCAAGGGAATTAACTGCGGTTTCTACAACCCTGAGTTATCTACCTTGATAAAAACTGAAACCTCGTGTTGCAGTAGTTGGGAGGAAGGAACGTCTCAACGAACAGATGACAGAAGAACTTCTACGTTGTCGTTTAACCTGTTCAGCCTGCTTGAAATAAatgccaaatatccctcaaatcttACACTACGTCTTCAAAGGAAAGATattattggaaatgaaggatGGATACGTCTGGAACATCTTTGTTCATAGCACAACGACATTGTATACGTTATACGTTCAGAGTGTAACAGTTGTGTGCGAGTTGGCAGGATtgctaaagcggcgagctggcagaaacgttagcacgccgggcgtaatgcttagcggtatttcgtctgtcttacgttctgagttcaaattccgccgaggtcgactttacctttcatcctttcggggtcgattaaataagtaccagttacgcactggagtcgatataatcgacttaatccgtttttctgtccttgtttgtcctctctgtgtttagccccttgtgggtagtaaagaaataggtattttgtctgccgttaggttctgagttcaaattacgcccaggtcgactttgcctttcatcctatcggggataggatgaaaggcaaagtcgacctatcggggataggatgaaaggctataaagcagtgtttcccaaccttttttcCCGGCGCCCCACGTTTTCATAGCAAAAGTTTTTACGCCCCACCTTTTCCCATGTCCACTCACATTTACAAGTACATGTGGGCCTacttacaattgaaaaaaaatcaaaaattaaaaaattgtattcaaaatacaaaaaatagttTGAGAATTGAAACAACAGGCACTGAAAGTGCATAACACCCAATAAATCGATAAAATTATTACGATTtctcatgtttttaaaaaatgtcaatttataaagaataaagaaacacgTTTTTTCAGTTCAATTATTTGACGGTCAGCTCGACTAATTTGTGAGAACCCTGTGCCTGATGCATACAGCACAAGTTTTTAATTTGAGGAGACAACTTTGTTAATTTCAGTCGTAAATCGCCACGTTTTGTAATCTCAAGCCGGTTTCTCTTGGCTTCGAGCAAATTATCAACTGCACTAAAACCACATTCGACCAAATAAGACGAAGGGAAAGGAATCAGTAGCTCTCTCGCTGATGTAGAAATTTTAGGATATTTTCTTTCAACCTCGTCATATAGCCACATCTTTgtacctttcaatttaaacaaagtcttcacTGATTCATCATGTTGTAATTCTGATAACTCTTCTTGGTATTGGATTGTAGCATCAGAAACGTTAATCAGAAGCGGTTGAGTTAACCAAGAAGGAAAATTCATTGCCTTTAAATCGCAAAATCTGTCATTGAAATCCTTtatcaagatatttaaatgatCAATAATTACAATGCCAGCATCATTCGTTATTTCACATTTACTCAACCAGTAAAGTTCACTGaaatttctttttccataattCGAGAGCTGTAATAAATCCAAAAATCTTTGCTTTTGCATCAATAAGTGTCATGTTTGCACCTTGAAGTTGTTTATTCAAGTTTCCAAGTTTCTCAAATATgtctgtcaaataactgacaaatgcTTTTCCATCCGTTGTTGACagcaatttcatttcacatttatcACTAAGAAAGTCGTTAATCTGATCAAATAATTCCATGAACCTCTTTAAGCAGTTTCCACTTGATAGCCATCTTACTTCTGTATGAAGCAATAATCGAACATGTTCGGCACTTTGATTTATACAAAACTGCTTAAAAAGACGTTCAgatttagaattt
This Octopus sinensis linkage group LG23, ASM634580v1, whole genome shotgun sequence DNA region includes the following protein-coding sequences:
- the LOC118767653 gene encoding SCAN domain-containing protein 3-like, producing MMKDENPNMLTVHCVIHRENLVTKKLSPVLNKILQSVIKCVNSIKRNSKSERLFKQFCINQSAEHVRLLLHTEVRWLSSGNCLKRFMELFDQINDFLSDKCEMKLLSTTDGKAFVSYLTDIFEKLGNLNKQLQGANMTLIDAKATTEINKVVSSN